The sequence GTCAATGACCAACAAAGATATTCAAGATAACATAAAATAGTCTTTGGAAATTATGGTACAGTTTTCAAATAGCACTTCCCCCTCCTAAAAGAGTGGGTGGAGGGTGAGTTTGTAAGTTGAAAATCAACTAGGTGTATGTGTAACTtgcccaaaaaaattatgacatgaTTAATCCAGTTTTtatatgaactttttttttttttttttttaaagtttttggaaaatgaaaaaaaaaaaattgaattaaaaaatatgaacttaaaaattgaacttgtgaaatttgttttttgtaataATTGCTAATCTATTGAGCAGGTATGGGACTTCAGCTCTCATCTGAATAGTTTAGCAGAATCGGAATCGCAAGGTGCGCAGGGAGCTTCTTCAGTTTTCAATCAGGCTCCTTTAATGAAGTTCAAGCACAAAGATGAAGGCTATGCTATAGACTGGAGTCCTCTTGTCCCAGGAAAGCTCGTATCTGGTactgtttgaatttttttttttttttttgtgcttctccACTACAAGAACTTTAATTGCTAGTTGTTTAATGTATGGAAAATGGTCTAATGCTTTGATGATGTTCTTCATTATCTGAAGGGGACTGCAAGAATTGTATTTATTTGTGGGAGCCTACATCTGGTGCAACATGGAATGTTGATGCTACTCCATTTATTGGTCATGCTGCAAGTGTTGAAGATCTGCAAGTATGTATTTGAACCGTGCATCAGTAGTTGATTTGtatctttttgggttttaacTATATGCATTTGAAGCTAATGATTCAACCTcaatagttttcttttattttttcattcctGTAACCATTCTTGTTCCAACTCTTTTCTGTGCAGTGGAGCCCTACAGAACCTCATGTGTTTGCCTCTTGTTCTGTGGATGGGACTATTGCAATATGGGATACCCGTTTAGGGAAGTCAGCGGCAGCATCTTTTAAGGCACATAATGCAGATGTGAATGTCATTTCATGGAACAGGTGTTTAATAATCCCAGTTTTTCCTTGAGCTGAAAATCATTACTTGTCtcatatttcatttatttaatgaGATTTTTGGCATTTTCTTGATTCTGATTAGGCTGGCTAGCTGTATGTTGGCATCTGGAAGTGACGACGGTACATTTTCTATTCGCGATCTCAGATTGCTCAAGGTATGCCTGGTCTGACTTAGGATATTCTTTCGtattttcttgagaaaaatAGGTTGATAAATTCTCAAAGTAAGGCTTGTTAGTGTATTACAGCATCAATCTTTTTGCCTTTTCATGTGCCTCATCTGAAATAACTTCAATCTCCTGTTCTTCTACTTCAATTTTATGATTTGCATTGCTAAATCTATAAAGTCAGATCTGTCACTGGCCCACTCCTAAATGGGGCTGTTATTAGTCTTGATAAAGCTGGCCAAGTTGATCTGTAACTTGGTTTTTGATTCTGTTACTCTGCTTACCTTagtgttctttttcttctctcatcCTGCTTTATTGTTatatgtgtgtgcgtgtgtgtgtgtggggtttGGGTGGCTGGGGGTGGGTGTGTTTCTTAGTTGAGCAAGATAGCAAgaagtgtatatatatgaaGGCCTTTGGTTTTATTCATTTGACTGCAAGTTTCTGTTCTACCAAAGAAGGATATTAGTTGATAATGCTGATGTgagatgtgatttttttgtgaGCAGGACGGAGATTCTGTAGTAGCACATTTTGAATACCATAAACACCCTATCACATCCATTGAGTGGAGTGCACATGAGGCCTCTACTTTGGCTGTTTCATCATCGGACAATCAACTCACGTAAGTAACATGTAATAATGCAATGGAGGCCTGAAAAACCTGATAGAAGGGATCATCCAAACATAAGTTTGTACTTTTGCTATTTTGCTTCTCTGAATAGAAGtatgttttgttttcttccGTTAAGCTATGTTTTTCTGAAGTATAAATGGTTTGTTCCCTCATTTGGCTTCCTTGTCTAGAATATGGGACCTTTCATTAGAAAAGGATGAGGAAGAGGAGGCAGAGTTCAAAGCTCAAACAAAAGAACAAGTAAATGCTCCTGCAGATCTACCTCCACAACTTCTATTTGTTCACCAGGTAAATCCCtctctttccaaaatatatatatatatatatatatatatatatttatatatatcttttgtttGATCTTGAAAAGTTAGTTCAGCATGTTAAATCAACTGTGCTTTGACTTTAAACAGGGTCAGAAAGACTTGAAAGAACTTCATTGGCATTCCCAGATTCCAGGAATGATTGTATCTACTGCAGCAGATGGTTTTAACATCCTGATGCCTTCAAACATACAGACCACCCTTCCCTCAGAGGGTGCTTGAAACTCACACATGGTCCTTGGCATATGTTTCAATGGTGTGATAGCATGCATCAGCTGTATGTTTCCAGGTGGCATTGATGTGATGGCAGACCTCAGCTGCTGCCTTAATGCATACATCGCCTTGGAGCTCGGATTAGGGTTGGTTGAACTGCCCTTACTATGGCCGAATATTTCcaagatttttttgtttatttataattttttatttttttattttctgggtGTGTTGTTACTGTTGCtcccaaaagttttgaaaagcCTCAGAGTTGcttcaattttgtaatttttaatgtatttgTCATATAAAGAAGACTGCGAAAGCAATGCAAGATTTAGCAATCTCATGACCAGTCACCAGCCACAATTGTAGAGAAACTGCGTTACAAATACAAACTGGAGATAACCCATTGGCCATTGCcacttaaagaaaaagaagtaaaagatACGAGTTTATCTGCAACTGGCCTCCAAAATTCGCGTACTTGGACTTATGACGGAGCCCAAATTTGCTTTCAGGGGGACAAGTTATAAGCGACCCACGCATGTACCGTGTTGATCTAATAGGGGGTTTAATTACAAATGAACTGGTTAttttgtgatttatttttttaaattcaaaattcactTACGATTcactaaaaaaggaaaaaagaaaagaaagactaGTAGTTAGACATATTAAATGATCAATTTTGTACTATATTACAAACAAAATTGTGAACTTATAtgcatttgaaaattcaaattttaacttgaaaacaattctaaatttttaaatttattatctaataattatattttattatttatacaaaaattatattgagGAAGATaaattataacattagaattttgcgattcttttttttttttttaattacttcaaatgtaatattttttttttttttttttttttaatgttttcaaataaaacttgttctgctttatttattttattacaacatttgcttttcttttgtAGGTTTTGAGCCTTTAGAAAACATtgttaaaatataaatgatttcctttttcttttataaatgaagtttgcatataaaaaaaataaactataccTTCCCttcccttaaaagttatcatgacttttgagtgaaATTTGTATTGTGTCTTTGTGTTGAAACAtcatttcttctcttctctcttatgtgtgtttgattctaaaaaaaaccaatagttattaacttattatataaatggaaaaagaaatacataaatggaaatctatcaaaaaagaagaaaaaagttataggaaaaaaaaatactctaaaGATGCGAGCAGAAGAAAAAGGGTGAGAATTGAATATAGCAAATCGATTACAAGACAAATTAATAACCTTCGGAATTTCTAGGCAGGCAAAttaaaccccaacccacccTCCCTCCCCCCCACCTAGATTCATTAACTGTTTCAAAATGGTGAGACTCACCGCACTTTGTTGGCACATAATTTGATAACATTTAGAATTGAGAGATAAAAATAAGCATGCGAGAAATATTATGGATCTCCTTGCAAACAATAAAGGGACAATTGTACATAGTGAACAGACTCTTGTAATCAACAAGTGCAAGACAAATAGTAGTATTGTAAATAGTTAATAGCCATTATTGTAGTCAATAAATTGTAAATAGCCAAAagccattattattattattattattattattatcatcatcatacTACAAGACATGTGTCTCcgccttctcaaaaaaaaaaagaaaaaaaaaaaagacatttttcTCCGCATTTGTTTGTGCTTAGTGGCAAACATTTTATTCACAACCCATCTCAAGGCAAAAAAAATGAGGATGAAGACAAGTTGACAATCAATGTAAGATTTAGTCACTTTATtataaatgaatttatttttattctaattaaatAGGTAAGTAATAGAAGAATATGTGTAGCCgataaatttcaagattttagGACTAAATactttgattgttgttgttgttgggatttttttttttttttttttttttttttgagaatatgttGGGATGTTCTACTAATTAGAAACTATTGATtgaacatttattttttataagtttggAACCACAAATTATCCTGGCATCTTCATAAGCACCTATGACTTCCAAAACTAGTTAAAcactaataagtaataatacCATTGGTTGTTCAGCTTAGTTATTTATTATTGGCTTGTGAGTTGTGATATGACAAACACAGACACAAATTGGTTGGTAGTGCGGTTGGTGAAAATAACTCCTTGTGCTTAAAAGTATAATATTTTGTTGACTAGTCAGGCCGGCGGAGACAAAGGTAGGACAGAAGCATTTATCCTACACCAactgcttttgatttttaagtgTTAGTACCATGCTCTTGGAAAATAATAAGcaacttagatttttcttctttctgatTAAAAGTGGGTGCTGCTGAATGCCTATAAAAATAGCAAAGGATTTGTGCAAGTAGACTGAGTCTTTATTAATTTATGATTTGCAATTgactattattatttaaaattataataaaataaataaataaaaagactttGATTTTTATGTGGATTAATTTGCTCTTGTTGTTCTACACCTAAAGTATAGTTTCTTAGATATGAATTGACTAATTCCTAAATATTTTGGCGAGAAAGTTTATAGACAcaataaatttgacaaaaactTAAGATATGTTGACATGACAAATTGttaatagtaaataaaaaagtgatattagtgaTAGGCTCagatgaaaatcaataaaaatttatcaacttaattgatgtgaaaattattgtcaaattttttgtgcaCGTAACATTACTCTATTCAGGATGGTCTCATATTGCTGAGTTTCCTAAGAAATTTCAAGGTTGATTGATTCTGGGTAGGGTGCTTGGTTGGTAAGTAATTTGCATCATCAGTACGTagcatcattattattatttggagaaTGTTAGCATCACTCACCCAACCAATGAACTGccatatttctctctctctctctctctcaaaaaaaaaaaaaaagaactgtcatattttttaaacatgtaAATTTCATCTTGTACATGTTATTTGGAGCAATTATACACACATTAGCATGATGTACACAAATGATTTTAggataaattacattttcaattctattatttatgggtagtttaaaattaaaccTCACatttcaaaaatctcaaaataaacTCTAAACATTCAAATACGTATAATTCAAACCATAAACTCATTATACGTGACACTGTAAATGaaaagtgtttaaacaaaatgACATCaagtgtcttttttttatatgagaaTCGACATCAAGAGTGATAGAGTAAACTAATATTCAAATATAATAGATATATGTATTGAAATAACCACACAAACTTGCTTTatttattaaacatttttcTATCAATAACATCACTATAAATAGGTGTATGGTtttaatttaggatttttttaaaatttattgtttatttgaaacttttaaaactttaaaatttattttgaatatttgtggcttttaaaatataatagttAATCAAATTCCGTTGTCTTggcccaaaaaagaaattcattcaACATCAAAGATGATTGGGAATCTTCTCTAAGTCTGTTCAAGTTAAAAACTCAAACAATAAGCAAAagtaaaactatatatatatatatatatatatataaaaaacaaaaacttcatatatatatatataagtatgaGATTCTTCTATctttacagtaaaaaaaaaagtattagattCTGTCATATGACACATTTGGTGAGAATTCTTTCATTTAATCTTCctcattatcttttaatttgttatatgtATTACTCTTTTTTAAAAGTGAAATAGATACTATTTAATATTCATTTAATTTCCAACTAAGCAATTTTAACCTTCCACCTATAAGTAAAGGTTTTAATTACATCAACaaaaaaaggataaagtttTTAATCTAttacttaattaattataaaaaataatgatctatttttatttttattatttatattcaacaataaataattttatttccttagttttaaaatttgtaaaatttttgggcAACCACTTAGTAGGATATAtataatcccaaaaaaataataatattgtgcACCATAATTGGCTTCCTTAAGTATAAATGCTAAgtatatgtaaataaatatgttggctgataaatttttaaaataaaaggtggCCAACATATGTTATTTTGTGCATCCGGGACATCttcattagattttttattttttaaacaataatgtAAATGATAAATTCTTATAACAATGAATCACAAGTTCACAACTCACAAGTCAAGTCACACCTTTAACAAGTTGTGGTACTAGATATTTGGTACCAGTTTCTGTAAAATTTGACAGATGTGACAAAATTCTGCACTGACAGAGAGATCAAAGCAGAGCCAATCCCGTGAATTGGTCACATGCTTGCCAAGTTTGGTAGAAGCGTGTGCACTTATTTGTGATGTAtctatctttaattcttttcttttttttggtaataactATCTTTAATTCTTAGTCCCTTGCCCTTATGAATTATGATTAACGTGCACCGAATCTTTTGACCTGCGCATGCTACCAACTCCCCATGATTCCAAAGAGATGCAGAGATTCTCTGAGGATCAGATAGTCAgatgagaaaataaattgcaaagTCAGCTAGCAAAGAGTGGAGAAGTGCGTGCATATTCTCTGCTATTGCTACAATTAGTCACTCCAAAACAGCAACAATCCgtcaataaatttgaattatcacctgcattaaaaataagtattagtaattgatataaaattaacaacaacaaaaaatctataattaCAATAAGCCTTTTTTGACctgtcataatattttcacaataaataaattgtgtacaaatatccattaaaaaaaaggtgtgcataaatataataaaatatcataatattttaagATAAATCTTATTTTGAGTGACAGTGGTTTGAAATATAGTTTTATTCTATTTTGATTTATAATCTATTAACACTTAACTTATCATGAAAATGTTGTCACACATTAGAACTCTATCTATGATTCTATATCTTTGATTCCAATTCATAGGATGCTTGAGTTTATATATACTTCCtctttgatacaatttttttttttttaattatgaatatttaaatagaattgttatgtgaaagagagaaaaaaaaaataccatccACCAACCCCCAATCCCCACTTTCGTATACAAGAACTTTACTGttatataaacatatttatatctctctctttctctcaccaATTCccactttcatttttttctcaaaaaaaattcccactTTCAATTCATGCAAAATAACTTAAGATAGCCCAAATATTTACTAGTACCTGTACAGTCCATATCCTCTGTTTCCTCTGCTTCTCTCATTTCATTCACCAACTTTCACATTCCTCTGTTTGACTCTATTTCTGATTCATGGACCGTGCTCGTCGGCTCGCCAACCAGGCGTTTCTCCGACGACTCGTGTCCGAATCAAAACACCCAcgtccttcttcttctccttcccctGTTTTTACATACTCTGTTTCaacctcaaggtatttctcatCTCTAGCTCCCTCGATCCCTGCAAACTCTCGCTCACTATTTCAAACCTGTGCCTCAATTCCAAATGGGTTTTCTCTTAACTCTCAAATCAGATCCATATCCGTGGATTCACTCAAACCCAGTGACACTTTTCCTCGCCGCCATAATTCTGCAACCTCAGAGGAACAAGCCAAAATGGCTCAACTTTGTGGCTTCCAAAGCCTCGATTCTCTCATTGATGCCACAGTCCCCAAGTCAATCCGTATTGGGTCGATGGACTTTACCAAGTTCGATGAGGGATTGACAGAGAGCCAAATGATAGAGCACATGAAAAATTTGGCTTCAAAGAACAAGATTTTCAAGTCCTTCATTGGGATGGGCTATTATAACACATATGTCCCTCCTGTGATTTTAAGGAACATCATGGAAAACCCAGGTTGGTATACACAGTATACACCTTACCAGGCTGAGATATCTCAGGGCAGGCTTGAGTCTTTGCTCAATTACCAAACCATGGTCTCTGACCTTACTGGATTGCCAATGTCCAATGCTTCATTGCTCGATGAAGCAACCGCGGCGGCAGAGGCAATGGCCATGTGTAATAACATCCAAAAGGGTAAAAAGAAGACATTTCTGATTGCTAATAATTGTCACCCTCAGACCATTGATGTTTGCGAGACTAGAGCTGATGGGTTTGGTCTTAAAGTGGTTGTTAAGGATGTTGAGGATTTTGATTATGAATCCAATGATGTTTGTGGGGTTTTGGTTCAGTATCCAGGGACACAAGGCGAGGTTTTGGATTATGAGGAGCTTATAAAGAACGCACATGCTAAAGGGGTTAAGGTGGTTATGGCAACTGATCTTCTAGCATTAACCATTTTGAAGGCACCTGGTGAATTGGGTGCTGATATTGCTGTTGGGTCAGCTCAGAGGTTTGGTGTGCCAATGGGTTATGGGGGTCCCCATGCTGCATTCTTAGCTACTTCACAGGAGCATAAGAGGATGATGCCTGGGAGAATTATTGGTGTTAGTATCGATTCTACGGGAAAGCCTGCACTTCGAATGGCAATGCAGACTAGGGAGCAGCATATCCGGAGGGATAAAGCCACTAGCAATATCTGTACTGCTCAGGTTTGATAGTTTTATTTATCCAGTTGGTCAAACTTATGGTTTTGATTTAGGCTGCCTTGCATATTTAGAATTAGTATAATTTTCAAGTAgatgataaattattttaagtttgCAACTCTTCAGtgaaaagaagtaaaaaaggaataaatataATGATAATTTGAATCCGCGAAAAGGTTAAGTGCTAATTTTGGATAACTGATATTGTTACTAAATTTGTGGAGAAGTGAGTGAtcattgatttcaaattttatttgttgtcATATGTTTGAATGTGCAACCTTTGGAAATAATACTATCACAATGACGCAAACCTTGTTGAATAACACAAGTGCCTTTATATTCCCTTTGCTTgtttttcatgtaaaaaaagaaaaaattggaacCTGAAGGTTTGAATTGCAGACTATGCTTattattaaaggaaaatattttttgaattttaggcaTTACTTGCAAATATGGCTGCCATGTATGCTGTCTATCACGGGCCTGAAGGACTCAAGACCATTGCACAGAGAGTCCATGGTCTTGCTGCAACATTTGCATGTGGCCTGAAGAAGCTTGGCACAGTGGAGGTTCAGGGGCTTCCTTTCTTTGACACCGTGAGGATCAAGTGCTCCGACTCAAAGGCAATTGCTGATGCTGCTTACAAAAAGGAAATGAATCTGCGGGTTGTTGATTCAAACACGGTAATTGCGGTTTTAGATAACATTGTGATCACTATTGTTTTATGCTTTCATTTGATAGTGATATTGAGAAATCATTTTATTTGGGCATTCCAGATTACTATTTCCTTTGATGAGACAACAACACTAGAGGATGTGGACCAGCTTTTTGAAGTGTTTGCTTGTGGCAAACCAGTGAGAGCCTCCGTCCCTCTTACTTATGATAAAATGTTTGAAACTATTCCCATTATTTGGTTGTTCAATTTTAAGTGTTTCATATTGCGATTGTCAGGTGACATTCAGTGCTGCATCTCTTGCACCAGAGGTTGATACCCTGATCCCAACTGGGCTTATCAGAGAGAGTCCATATCTTGCCCATCCGATCTTTAACACGTAGAAATCCTACTCTAATGACTCAGTAGTTGTTCTTTTCAATCCAAGAACTGCTctgactattttatttttatcaggTATCATACTGAGCATGAGCTGCTCAGATACATTCATAGGTTACAATCAAAGGATCTGTCCTTGTGCCACAGCATGATTCCTCTAGGATCTTGTACAATGAAACTAAATGCCACGACAGAGATGATGCCTGTGACATGGCCTAGCTTTGCTAATATTCACCCTTTTGCTCCAATTGAACAAGCCCAGGGATATCAGGTCAGATACTTCTTCTGTGGCTTTTACTTTGCTTTGAGATCTCAAATGTGTGCAGGCAAAGGTTAGCCATCATATTGACCATTTATCTTCCATTTTCTTAGGAAATGTTTGATGACTTGGGCAAACTCTTGTGCACCATCACTGGATTTGACTCTTTCTCTTTACAACCTAATGCTGGTGCTGCTGGAGAGTATGCTGGGCTAATGGTCATACGTGCTTACCATATGGTATATTGAAATCTTCTAACCTAAATTGATTGTTCCTTTTAGAAGTGCATATCTTCacattattgttttctttttgagttCTTTTAACACAGTAAAaaatgcttcttcttttttctagttTTCATACCCATCTGTCAATAATAAATGCAGGCCAGAGGAGACCATCACCGCAATGTTTGTATTATACCTGTGTCTGCACATGGTACCAATCCTGCAAGTGCTGCTATGTGTGGAATGAAAATTGTTGCTGTTGGAACTGATGCAAAAGGAAACATTAATATTGATGAGTTAAAAGAGGCTGCTGAAGCAAATAGGGAGAATTTATCCGCACTCATGGTATGGTTAGCTGAATTCTTAACTGtattacttcaaaaaaaaatgaaaaaaaaccaCTGACTTTAACAAAAGTTCCACTACACATAGTCAAAGTGCATGATCGTTTACTCCATTACCAGGTTACCTATCCTTCAACTCATGGTGTGTATGAAGAAGGCATTGATGAGATATGTAAGATTATTCATGACAATGGAGGTCAAGTTTACATGGATGGGGCTAACATGAATGCACAGGTTtgttctctctcctctcaattCATTTCATATCCTACAAGTGATTGAAGAGTGTTTCAAAGAGTAATTCATAAATCAATATTAAAATCTTCTTCACCTTAATGCTTTTACTTGCCAACTAGTATATTTCCCTCAAAGCTGGATCCAATTTCCAGTAATTTAAGTAGCCTACTCATGCCTGTCTTTCGACTTACAAAGTGTAGATAAATAGAAGGTTGCATACATGAATCCTAGAAATTGGCTACCGCAGTTGGAATTATGGCTTAGATGAGTTGAGCTGTTTGTgactattaattaattttaggaACATATGCATATCCTTGTTGATGATATTTCAGATTATTTTTCCTCATTACAGGTTGGTTTAACAAGCCCAGGTTGGATTGGAGCAGATGTTTGCCATCTCAATCTGCATAAAACATTTTGCATTCCTCATGGAGGAGGTGGTCCTGGTATGGGTCCCATTGGCGTGAAGGAACACTTGGCACCATTTCTACCATCACATCCTGTGGTAAGAGAAACCCGTCACATCACATATGATGTCAAAATACGCTAGAATAAGTCTTAAATCTGTTCTGAAAATTTTAACTTTCTGAGTGAAGAATGATACTACTATATGCAAACCCTTAAACAACTGTCAAACATGTTGAGTATATtgaacatgaaaaaataattattcaccCGGGTATTTTGGTGCATCTGACATGAACCACTTGCTTTAAGATTCTCATTGATAATCCTAGAAAATGTGTTCCCAACTTTTGGATTGCAATTCTATAAGATACATTCATCAATCTGTCACAATAATGTTTTTCCTTGCCTTTGCAGGTACCGGCAGTCGGTATTCCAGCACCAAAAAGGGCTCAACCTCTTGGTACCATCTCTGCTGCTCCTTGGGGTTCTGCGCTTATTTTGCCAATTTCATATACATACATAGCCATGATGGGTTCTAAGGGACTCACTGAAGCCTCAAAGATAGCAATCTTGAATGCAAACTACATGGCAAAACGTTTGGAGGTTCTTGAATCATCCTTTTTATCTTTTGGTTTTATGTTAGCATATATGTGTTGATATAATGATGTGGACATTACAGAGCCACTACCCCATTCTTTTTCGAGGAGTCAATGGAACAGTTGCCCATGAATTCATCATTGACTTGAGGGCTTTCAAGGTATCTCAAATCATACTCTTCCTATGGATTCCCAATTCTGTAAGTTTACATTGGCTTACCGTGAGTCATTTTAATTGCAGAACACAGCTGGTATAGAGCCTGAAGATGTTGCTAAACGTCTTATGGATTATGGTTTTCATGGACCAACAATGTCATGGCCAGTTCCAGGGACACTAATGATTGAACCAACAGAAAGTGAAAGCAAGGTAATCCAATTGttccttttcttcctccttttcttgTCTTCTTGTGTTGGTTAAGAACAAATTATTATCTTCTTTACAGGCAGAGTTAGACAGATTTTGTGACACTCTAATATCCATTAGAGAAGAAATTGCTCAAATTGAAAATGGGAAAGCTGATATTCATAACAATGTTCTCAAggtaaacaaaatatgtttctCCACAAACTGCCTCATTAGTTTTTTTACACTTCGATATAGAATTACTCTTTGCAATTGGGGTTGCACAGGTCAAAGTTACACTTTTTGTATGTAATAGCTTGGTTATTAGCACATGTACATACATGtatttgaaacaaaattaaCCGAGAATTACATGCACAGGGCGCTCCTCATCCACCATCGCTACTCATGGAGGATACATGGACAAAACCATATTCAAGA is a genomic window of Quercus lobata isolate SW786 chromosome 2, ValleyOak3.0 Primary Assembly, whole genome shotgun sequence containing:
- the LOC115976121 gene encoding glutamate-rich WD repeat-containing protein 1 yields the protein MVRSLKNPKKAKRKNKDSKKGDGSSSSSSIPSMPAKVWQPGVDKLEEGEELQCEPSAYNSLHAFHIGWPCLSFDVVRDTLGLVRTEFPHTVYFVAGTQAEKPSWNSIGIFKVSNITGKRRELVPSKPATDDADMESESSDSDEDGEDEELGGSGTPILQLRKVAHKGCINRIRAMSQNPHICASWADDGHVQVWDFSSHLNSLAESESQGAQGASSVFNQAPLMKFKHKDEGYAIDWSPLVPGKLVSGDCKNCIYLWEPTSGATWNVDATPFIGHAASVEDLQWSPTEPHVFASCSVDGTIAIWDTRLGKSAAASFKAHNADVNVISWNRLASCMLASGSDDGTFSIRDLRLLKDGDSVVAHFEYHKHPITSIEWSAHEASTLAVSSSDNQLTIWDLSLEKDEEEEAEFKAQTKEQVNAPADLPPQLLFVHQGQKDLKELHWHSQIPGMIVSTAADGFNILMPSNIQTTLPSEGA
- the LOC115976122 gene encoding glycine dehydrogenase (decarboxylating), mitochondrial-like; translation: MDRARRLANQAFLRRLVSESKHPRPSSSPSPVFTYSVSTSRYFSSLAPSIPANSRSLFQTCASIPNGFSLNSQIRSISVDSLKPSDTFPRRHNSATSEEQAKMAQLCGFQSLDSLIDATVPKSIRIGSMDFTKFDEGLTESQMIEHMKNLASKNKIFKSFIGMGYYNTYVPPVILRNIMENPGWYTQYTPYQAEISQGRLESLLNYQTMVSDLTGLPMSNASLLDEATAAAEAMAMCNNIQKGKKKTFLIANNCHPQTIDVCETRADGFGLKVVVKDVEDFDYESNDVCGVLVQYPGTQGEVLDYEELIKNAHAKGVKVVMATDLLALTILKAPGELGADIAVGSAQRFGVPMGYGGPHAAFLATSQEHKRMMPGRIIGVSIDSTGKPALRMAMQTREQHIRRDKATSNICTAQALLANMAAMYAVYHGPEGLKTIAQRVHGLAATFACGLKKLGTVEVQGLPFFDTVRIKCSDSKAIADAAYKKEMNLRVVDSNTITISFDETTTLEDVDQLFEVFACGKPVTFSAASLAPEVDTLIPTGLIRESPYLAHPIFNTYHTEHELLRYIHRLQSKDLSLCHSMIPLGSCTMKLNATTEMMPVTWPSFANIHPFAPIEQAQGYQEMFDDLGKLLCTITGFDSFSLQPNAGAAGEYAGLMVIRAYHMARGDHHRNVCIIPVSAHGTNPASAAMCGMKIVAVGTDAKGNINIDELKEAAEANRENLSALMVTYPSTHGVYEEGIDEICKIIHDNGGQVYMDGANMNAQVGLTSPGWIGADVCHLNLHKTFCIPHGGGGPGMGPIGVKEHLAPFLPSHPVVPAVGIPAPKRAQPLGTISAAPWGSALILPISYTYIAMMGSKGLTEASKIAILNANYMAKRLESHYPILFRGVNGTVAHEFIIDLRAFKNTAGIEPEDVAKRLMDYGFHGPTMSWPVPGTLMIEPTESESKAELDRFCDTLISIREEIAQIENGKADIHNNVLKGAPHPPSLLMEDTWTKPYSREYAAFPASWLRAAKFWPSTGRIDNVYGDRNLICTLLTPSEVAEEQAAASA